The following proteins are encoded in a genomic region of Sorangiineae bacterium MSr12523:
- a CDS encoding alpha/beta hydrolase, translating into MMTWKNLLVAAGSIASFGLLSACSGSATKPPAAAVAASPAPTVYRTVKVDGLDIFYREAGPRDAPVLLMLHGFPSSSRMYEPLLRRLAGSYHIIAPDLPGFGHSSAPPPEQFAYTFDHLAQIIDHFAQTLSLQRYTLVLQDYGGPVGFRIATAHPERVQALVIQNANAYDEGLGPLWNARRAFWADRAKYEATVRANLASFEANRTRHIGNSPHPELFDPDTWTDETAFLQQPGQIAIQMDLFYDYRTNVAAYPTWQAYLRKYQPPTLVVWGRYDKSFLVEGARAFARDVPSAEIRELDAGHFALDEAPDTIADAMRHFLASHVRESK; encoded by the coding sequence ATGATGACATGGAAAAACCTTCTCGTTGCGGCCGGTTCGATCGCGTCGTTCGGGCTTCTCTCCGCGTGTTCCGGCTCCGCCACCAAACCGCCGGCCGCCGCCGTGGCCGCAAGCCCCGCGCCCACCGTCTATCGGACGGTCAAGGTCGATGGCCTCGATATCTTCTATCGCGAGGCGGGCCCGCGCGATGCGCCGGTGCTTCTGATGTTGCACGGCTTCCCCTCTTCGTCGCGCATGTACGAGCCGCTGCTGCGCCGGCTCGCCGGGAGCTACCATATCATTGCCCCTGATCTTCCCGGTTTCGGGCACTCCTCCGCGCCGCCGCCCGAGCAATTCGCGTACACGTTCGATCATCTGGCGCAGATCATCGATCACTTCGCGCAAACCCTCTCGCTCCAACGCTATACGTTGGTCTTGCAAGACTACGGGGGGCCCGTTGGCTTTCGCATCGCGACGGCGCATCCCGAACGGGTGCAGGCGCTGGTAATCCAAAATGCCAATGCTTACGACGAAGGCCTCGGCCCGTTATGGAATGCGCGCCGAGCCTTTTGGGCCGATCGCGCGAAGTACGAAGCGACGGTCCGTGCGAATCTGGCATCGTTCGAGGCCAATCGCACGCGCCACATAGGAAACAGTCCGCACCCCGAGCTCTTCGATCCGGACACCTGGACGGACGAAACGGCGTTCTTGCAGCAACCGGGACAAATCGCCATTCAGATGGACCTCTTTTACGACTACCGCACCAACGTTGCCGCATATCCAACTTGGCAGGCGTATCTGAGAAAGTACCAACCCCCGACGCTCGTCGTGTGGGGCCGCTACGACAAGTCGTTCCTGGTCGAGGGCGCACGGGCCTTTGCGCGCGACGTCCCCAGCGCGGAGATCCGCGAGCTCGACGCGGGCCACTTCGCCCTCGACGAGGCGCCCGATACGATCGCCGATGCGATGCGCCATTTTCTCGCTTCGCACGTCCGTGAATCGAAATGA
- a CDS encoding SDR family NAD(P)-dependent oxidoreductase, whose amino-acid sequence MSVAIVTGASQGIGRSTAIRLARDFSAIVLAARDRTNLEKTHATVSPRKSPSSWHSSYRRALDG is encoded by the coding sequence ATGTCGGTAGCCATCGTCACGGGAGCGAGCCAAGGCATCGGCCGCTCCACCGCCATCCGTCTCGCGCGCGACTTTTCGGCCATCGTGCTCGCGGCGCGCGATCGCACCAACCTCGAGAAAACGCACGCTACGGTGAGCCCGAGGAAATCGCCAAGCTCATGGCATTCCTCGTATCGCCGGGCGCTCGATGGCTGA